The following are encoded together in the Planctobacterium marinum genome:
- the purM gene encoding phosphoribosylformylglycinamidine cyclo-ligase — protein sequence MSKESLSYKDAGVDIDAGNELVERIKSVTKKTHRPEVMGGLGGFGALCSIPQKYKNPLLVSGTDGVGTKLRLAMDLNKHDSIGIDLVAMCVNDLIVQGAEPLFFLDYYATGKLDVDIATEVVTGIGTGCELSGCALIGGETAEMPGMYHGNDYDVAGFCVGVVEKDDVIDGSKVAPGDKLIALASSGPHSNGFSLIRKILEVSQSDTSEMLQDKSVADHLLEPTRIYVKNTLTVLQKYQVNAISHITGGGFWENIPRVLPDDAKAVIDENSWQWPAIFSWLQEKGNVETHEMYRTFNCGVGLLLAVPAEQAEQVVNAFSELGEKAWAIGEVEKREASDAQVVIR from the coding sequence TTGAGCAAAGAATCCTTAAGTTATAAAGATGCAGGTGTTGATATCGATGCAGGTAATGAACTTGTTGAGAGAATTAAATCTGTTACGAAAAAAACCCACCGTCCCGAAGTTATGGGTGGCTTAGGTGGTTTTGGTGCACTTTGCTCTATTCCTCAGAAATACAAGAACCCACTGTTAGTCTCCGGTACCGACGGTGTTGGCACCAAGCTCAGACTGGCAATGGACCTCAACAAACATGACAGTATCGGCATCGATCTCGTAGCTATGTGTGTTAATGACCTCATTGTACAAGGAGCAGAGCCGTTATTCTTTCTGGATTATTACGCCACGGGCAAGTTAGATGTAGACATTGCTACAGAAGTTGTCACCGGCATTGGAACCGGCTGTGAATTATCCGGCTGTGCCTTGATTGGTGGCGAAACGGCTGAGATGCCGGGTATGTATCACGGCAATGACTATGACGTAGCAGGGTTTTGTGTTGGCGTGGTAGAAAAGGACGATGTTATCGATGGTAGCAAAGTAGCACCTGGCGATAAACTGATTGCACTTGCCTCTAGTGGTCCGCACTCCAACGGTTTTTCATTAATTCGAAAGATCCTGGAAGTGAGCCAATCTGATACCTCAGAAATGCTACAAGACAAAAGCGTCGCAGATCACCTATTAGAGCCCACCCGAATCTACGTTAAAAATACCTTAACTGTACTGCAAAAATACCAAGTTAACGCCATTTCTCATATTACTGGCGGTGGTTTTTGGGAGAACATCCCAAGGGTATTGCCTGATGATGCGAAAGCAGTCATTGATGAGAACTCATGGCAATGGCCCGCTATCTTCAGCTGGTTGCAAGAAAAAGGCAATGTGGAAACCCATGAGATGTACAGAACCTTTAACTGTGGTGTAGGCTTATTACTGGCGGTTCCTGCAGAGCAAGCCGAGCAAGTAGTGAATGCCTTCTCAGAACTGGGTGAAAAAGCCTGGGCAATTGGTGAAGTGGAAAAAAGAGAAGCCAGTGACGCTCAGGTAGTTATCCGCTGA
- a CDS encoding PKD domain-containing protein: MKLIPYISALLLLSACGGSGGGSTSTPPVQNPPPVTPVSLSIEGDTEVSTQQSVALIAMLDTDGASYSYSWQQVSGDPINLLTTDSQVLSFDAPAAGEYGFQVNVSDATGATLFSETQTLTVSAEEASATVRLDHAVSETAKVSLRADALPEQSITSISWQQIAGVNVPQSNFSESSDENFLFFDAPSVSSDQLLQFRATMTLDNGENISDDVYVLVKNVTSSEDGFFPDSAGRIITTEMRPYNANSPYAQALENCVYNNTVSNSCRFSTLPLIGQETLNPGIDDIMDRVYVSHQWMGDRLKDYLENSVAAEDMLALFRGVTAIVISYEVRPSFYWVATGAIYLDANNFWVTPQERDTLNDQPDFRSAFGNDLQFFMPWRYVKDGESYLSRANYPQSQRLSRSFADVEADITWLLYHELAHANDFFPPDRWASIPLSSDPISYFNLMPADSSSFSQLYPLNSEELRALAQVSFAGETATTAQRNTTDQQAADLFSQDNAAMYYSYLTVREDYATLFERFMMAYRFGAEADTAVMKVVSDNPDLLVTWGQRSRISDNKLTSRTRQVVRNIYPSIDVDAIQPTLPEAKLMVSGASWQENLMLPGERAGKSSGMVDAKDPLSQGVMPDYMLHYQHQGRPELKSKD; the protein is encoded by the coding sequence ATGAAACTTATACCTTACATCTCCGCATTGTTATTACTTTCAGCTTGTGGTGGTTCCGGTGGAGGTAGTACCAGCACACCTCCGGTACAGAATCCGCCTCCGGTTACTCCCGTTTCTTTGAGCATCGAGGGTGATACCGAAGTCTCGACTCAACAATCAGTGGCCTTGATTGCAATGCTTGACACTGACGGCGCCAGTTATAGCTATTCATGGCAGCAAGTATCAGGGGATCCGATCAACCTGCTTACAACAGATAGCCAGGTACTGAGCTTTGATGCGCCGGCAGCAGGCGAATACGGCTTTCAGGTAAATGTTTCTGACGCCACAGGCGCAACTTTATTTAGCGAAACTCAAACCTTGACAGTATCCGCTGAAGAAGCGAGTGCCACAGTCAGGTTAGATCATGCGGTTTCTGAAACTGCAAAGGTATCATTGCGTGCAGATGCGCTTCCAGAGCAATCGATTACCAGCATCAGTTGGCAACAAATAGCAGGTGTTAATGTACCTCAATCAAATTTTTCTGAGAGTTCTGACGAAAACTTCTTGTTTTTTGACGCGCCCTCTGTGAGCTCAGATCAACTTCTACAGTTTCGCGCCACCATGACTTTAGATAATGGTGAAAATATCAGCGATGATGTCTACGTCTTGGTTAAAAATGTTACGAGCAGCGAAGATGGCTTCTTCCCTGATTCTGCAGGTCGCATTATCACCACAGAAATGCGTCCCTATAATGCAAATTCGCCCTATGCCCAAGCACTAGAAAACTGCGTGTATAACAACACAGTTAGCAATTCATGTCGTTTCTCTACCCTCCCCCTAATTGGGCAGGAAACCCTTAATCCCGGTATTGACGATATCATGGACAGAGTTTATGTATCACACCAATGGATGGGTGACCGACTCAAAGACTACCTTGAAAACTCTGTTGCTGCTGAAGATATGTTGGCGTTATTTAGAGGGGTTACTGCCATCGTGATCTCTTACGAAGTTCGTCCGTCTTTTTATTGGGTGGCCACGGGCGCGATTTACCTCGATGCAAATAACTTTTGGGTAACTCCTCAGGAACGCGACACCCTTAACGATCAACCGGATTTTCGCAGTGCCTTTGGCAACGATCTTCAATTTTTCATGCCATGGCGTTATGTAAAAGATGGTGAGAGTTACTTAAGTCGTGCCAATTATCCGCAATCACAGCGTTTATCTCGCTCCTTTGCAGATGTTGAGGCTGATATTACCTGGTTGTTGTATCACGAGTTGGCCCATGCCAATGACTTTTTCCCACCTGATCGCTGGGCCAGCATTCCATTGAGCTCTGATCCTATTAGTTACTTTAACCTGATGCCTGCTGATTCCAGCAGCTTCTCCCAATTGTATCCGCTGAACTCCGAAGAACTCAGAGCTCTGGCACAGGTGAGCTTCGCAGGTGAAACTGCAACAACGGCTCAGCGCAACACCACAGATCAACAAGCGGCTGACTTGTTCTCCCAAGATAACGCAGCAATGTATTACAGCTATCTAACAGTGAGAGAGGATTATGCAACTTTATTTGAGCGGTTCATGATGGCTTATCGCTTTGGCGCTGAAGCTGATACTGCAGTGATGAAAGTAGTGAGCGACAATCCTGATTTACTCGTGACTTGGGGACAGCGCTCCAGAATTAGCGACAATAAGTTAACCAGTAGAACCAGACAAGTGGTGCGCAATATTTATCCATCCATTGATGTGGATGCCATCCAGCCGACGTTACCAGAAGCCAAACTAATGGTATCGGGAGCAAGCTGGCAAGAAAACCTGATGTTGCCGGGAGAGCGCGCAGGCAAAAGTTCAGGTATGGTGGACGCTAAAGATCCTCTGTCTCAGGGTGTTATGCCAGATTACATGCTGCACTATCAACACCAGGGCAGACCTGAGCTCAAAAGCAAAGACTAA
- the arsC gene encoding arsenate reductase (glutaredoxin) (This arsenate reductase requires both glutathione and glutaredoxin to convert arsenate to arsenite, after which the efflux transporter formed by ArsA and ArsB can extrude the arsenite from the cell, providing resistance.): MSKVTILHNPRCSKSRQTLALLEDKGITAEVIEYLKEPLTAEQLTVLKFKLGLDSFLAMMRTKEAEFAEAGLSKTTSTEEQLLDAIVQYPKLLERPVVITEQAARIGRPPEQVLDLF, from the coding sequence ATGTCAAAAGTTACTATTTTACACAACCCAAGATGCAGCAAAAGTAGACAAACACTAGCTCTGCTGGAAGACAAAGGCATAACAGCAGAAGTGATCGAATACTTGAAAGAGCCACTGACAGCAGAACAACTCACGGTTTTAAAATTCAAATTAGGACTGGATTCGTTTTTGGCTATGATGCGCACTAAAGAAGCTGAATTCGCAGAAGCCGGGTTGAGCAAAACCACTTCCACTGAAGAACAATTGCTAGATGCGATTGTGCAATATCCAAAATTGTTAGAACGCCCTGTGGTGATCACAGAACAAGCGGCTCGTATCGGTAGACCACCTGAGCAAGTTTTAGATCTATTCTGA
- the purN gene encoding phosphoribosylglycinamide formyltransferase: MKKRIVVLISGSGSNLQAIIDAVENGQINGQVVAVISNKSDAFGLKRAENHNIEHCVINHKNYPDRESFDAQLQTSIEQFAPDIVVLAGFMRILTPGFVTHFTGKLINIHPSLLPKFKGLDTHQRALDAEEQYHGASVHFVTPELDGGPVIVQAPVAIVSGETVDSLKAKVHKVEHQIYPLAVQLLCEDKITMTNEGVHYMNEMLPQSGIIHEVKI, from the coding sequence ATGAAAAAACGTATCGTAGTTTTGATCTCCGGTAGTGGCTCGAATCTTCAAGCCATTATCGATGCAGTAGAAAATGGCCAAATTAATGGCCAAGTGGTGGCCGTAATCTCCAATAAAAGCGATGCTTTCGGTTTAAAGCGTGCAGAAAACCACAATATTGAACATTGTGTTATCAACCACAAAAACTATCCAGACAGGGAAAGTTTCGATGCGCAGTTGCAAACAAGTATAGAGCAATTTGCCCCTGACATTGTGGTATTAGCCGGGTTTATGAGGATCTTAACCCCCGGCTTTGTTACCCACTTTACCGGTAAACTTATCAACATTCACCCTTCTCTGTTGCCCAAATTTAAAGGCCTGGATACCCACCAAAGGGCCTTGGATGCCGAGGAGCAGTACCACGGAGCTTCAGTACATTTTGTAACACCTGAGTTGGACGGTGGCCCTGTTATTGTTCAGGCTCCTGTTGCTATAGTCTCTGGTGAAACGGTCGATTCACTAAAAGCAAAGGTCCATAAGGTAGAGCACCAAATCTATCCCCTTGCAGTGCAATTGCTCTGTGAAGATAAAATAACAATGACCAATGAAGGTGTTCATTACATGAACGAAATGCTGCCACAAAGCGGAATAATCCATGAAGTTAAGATTTAA
- a CDS encoding M48 family metalloprotease, producing MMKIYCFLLSFLFTTVAAQTSSDRNSLPEIGVVASDAISIAKEMEIGEIMMRQLRSQSPIISDPVLDEYINDIGNRLVVNAENVKFPFEFFLINNRDINAFAFFGGHVGVHTGLIYQADNESELASVLAHEISHVTQRHIARRIAAQSKAAPLALASMLGGILLAMVDPEAGVAAISASQAASSQFGINYTRSNEQEADRVGFDMLDRSGFDVSGAASFFGKLVEKSRGQSKQLAFLQTHPLPESRVSDARSRQAYYRSKNLAPNLSFHLVKARIQARYMYDPEYNIADFHAALKSTQGTIQRGKRYGLALSYLANEQPLMAEKTLEPLLKEEPENLFYIDLATDIALELKRYDIAINNLQNLSNKIPRNQVISLNLANALIKKGDYANATEVLSDYLLVDPDHALSYQLLIDALRNLRSFLQMHQAKAEYLVLLAAHPNAIDELHTAYNFAKDNNLEQQRIRARIEQLRQQEKRIKSL from the coding sequence ATGATGAAAATTTACTGTTTCCTTTTATCCTTTTTATTTACCACGGTTGCCGCACAAACCAGTTCAGATAGAAATTCCCTCCCTGAGATTGGCGTAGTCGCTTCGGACGCAATCAGCATAGCGAAGGAAATGGAAATCGGTGAAATCATGATGCGCCAGCTACGAAGTCAGAGTCCAATAATTTCTGACCCCGTGCTTGATGAGTATATCAATGATATCGGTAATCGACTGGTGGTAAACGCTGAAAACGTCAAGTTTCCTTTTGAATTTTTTTTAATAAACAATAGAGATATTAACGCATTCGCCTTTTTTGGTGGGCATGTTGGTGTGCATACAGGATTAATTTATCAAGCTGATAATGAAAGCGAACTCGCCTCAGTATTGGCCCACGAGATCAGTCACGTTACACAACGACACATTGCAAGAAGAATAGCAGCACAGAGTAAGGCTGCCCCCTTGGCTTTGGCCAGTATGCTGGGCGGCATCTTATTAGCGATGGTAGACCCCGAAGCGGGTGTTGCCGCTATTTCAGCTTCACAAGCGGCCTCATCGCAGTTTGGGATTAACTATACGCGCTCAAACGAGCAAGAAGCCGACCGGGTGGGTTTTGATATGCTGGACAGAAGCGGTTTTGACGTTTCTGGCGCTGCTTCATTCTTCGGCAAGTTAGTAGAGAAAAGTCGTGGACAATCTAAACAGTTAGCCTTCTTACAAACTCACCCATTGCCAGAGTCTCGAGTTTCTGATGCTCGCTCGAGACAAGCCTATTACCGCAGCAAGAACTTGGCACCAAACTTGTCATTTCATCTGGTAAAAGCCAGAATTCAGGCGCGCTATATGTACGATCCAGAGTATAATATTGCTGATTTTCATGCCGCACTAAAAAGTACTCAAGGTACGATACAAAGAGGCAAACGTTATGGACTCGCCCTTTCCTACCTTGCCAATGAGCAGCCTCTAATGGCGGAAAAAACACTGGAACCCCTACTCAAAGAGGAACCTGAAAATTTGTTTTATATCGATTTAGCAACTGACATCGCTTTAGAGCTAAAACGTTATGATATTGCTATCAATAACTTGCAAAACTTATCAAACAAGATCCCCAGAAACCAGGTTATCAGTCTCAATCTGGCTAATGCGCTAATTAAAAAAGGCGACTACGCTAATGCCACAGAAGTGTTAAGTGACTACTTATTAGTTGATCCCGACCATGCATTGAGTTACCAGCTATTAATAGATGCCCTGAGAAACCTGCGCTCCTTCTTGCAAATGCACCAAGCTAAAGCAGAATACCTGGTATTATTAGCGGCCCATCCCAATGCCATTGATGAGTTACACACCGCCTATAATTTTGCTAAGGATAATAATCTTGAGCAACAGCGAATCAGAGCCAGAATTGAACAACTTAGACAACAGGAAAAGCGTATCAAGTCACTGTAG
- a CDS encoding TlpA disulfide reductase family protein, whose translation MNKNILILVAGIIAMVAGVVMFQNQKSDFKTIDGETWSWRELQGQWVVVNYFAEWCAPCLKEVPELNSFYRDSGFKLFAISYDGENDAQMQNIRKKYDMQFPIISAELQPQLPMQKPSALPATYIIDTQGKVRERLMGEQTKSSIVQAIKQLQ comes from the coding sequence TTGAATAAAAATATTCTTATCCTTGTCGCCGGGATAATAGCTATGGTGGCGGGTGTGGTTATGTTTCAAAATCAAAAGTCAGATTTTAAAACCATCGATGGCGAGACATGGTCTTGGCGGGAATTACAGGGACAATGGGTGGTGGTTAACTATTTCGCTGAATGGTGTGCACCTTGCCTGAAAGAAGTACCAGAGCTGAACTCCTTCTATCGTGATTCGGGCTTTAAGCTTTTTGCAATTAGTTATGACGGTGAAAATGATGCTCAAATGCAGAATATTCGCAAAAAATATGACATGCAATTTCCGATAATCAGTGCAGAATTACAGCCTCAACTACCTATGCAAAAACCCTCCGCGTTACCTGCTACTTATATCATCGATACTCAAGGTAAAGTACGTGAACGCTTAATGGGAGAGCAAACCAAATCCAGTATTGTGCAGGCAATCAAACAACTACAGTGA
- a CDS encoding DUF2066 domain-containing protein: MRNLCFALLFTLPMLARAAVIDNLYETKVLVASQTVAAQNDAIRNSFNQVLIKVSGSQETVTTPEIIAMRNSARDLIQSFRFESTADGSFMIASFDEDKINQLLTQSGRPVWGKRRPDTLMWMAYLEEDGDRAIVSATSVGPVKQKIDAMADSRGIPISFPLMDIEDAELVHVFDVWGRFDTVIKQASQRYPNDNLVSARIYDRRKMSLAEQEVPLQMAWQLDWQLLNNDLIEEGTWFAASETEVLQKFVDMIADRLAEQYAVEATGELTQTNVEMKIINLDSLESYVTVTRFLSSLAMVNSVKLLEISGQVARFRLELIGQQSDLLNTLQLDAKITQKTDAFGRVTDDMEFLWLQ, from the coding sequence ATGAGAAATCTGTGCTTCGCGTTGTTGTTCACTTTGCCAATGCTGGCGAGGGCAGCTGTAATTGACAATCTCTACGAGACCAAGGTCTTGGTAGCGAGCCAAACAGTAGCAGCACAAAACGACGCCATTAGAAACAGTTTTAATCAGGTTTTGATTAAAGTGAGTGGTAGCCAGGAAACTGTTACGACGCCTGAAATTATTGCGATGAGGAACTCAGCCAGAGATCTCATTCAATCGTTTCGGTTCGAAAGTACCGCCGATGGTAGTTTTATGATCGCCAGTTTCGATGAAGATAAGATCAATCAATTGCTGACTCAATCAGGTCGACCTGTGTGGGGAAAAAGAAGACCAGATACCCTAATGTGGATGGCATATCTGGAGGAAGATGGTGACAGGGCTATTGTTTCTGCCACATCCGTAGGCCCTGTTAAGCAAAAAATCGACGCTATGGCCGATTCCAGAGGTATTCCCATTAGTTTTCCTCTGATGGATATTGAGGATGCAGAGCTGGTGCACGTATTTGATGTATGGGGACGTTTTGATACCGTCATTAAGCAAGCGAGCCAACGCTACCCTAATGATAATCTCGTGTCAGCGAGGATATACGACCGGCGCAAAATGTCTTTGGCTGAGCAAGAAGTGCCGTTACAAATGGCTTGGCAGTTAGATTGGCAACTTCTCAACAATGATCTCATTGAGGAAGGAACCTGGTTTGCTGCAAGCGAAACTGAGGTATTACAAAAGTTCGTAGACATGATTGCTGATAGACTTGCAGAGCAGTACGCAGTTGAGGCTACTGGAGAGTTAACTCAAACTAATGTGGAAATGAAAATCATTAATCTGGATTCTCTGGAATCGTACGTTACTGTTACACGTTTTCTCTCTTCTTTGGCGATGGTAAACAGCGTTAAATTACTGGAGATCTCCGGGCAAGTTGCCAGATTCCGATTGGAATTAATCGGACAACAAAGCGATTTACTTAATACCTTACAACTGGATGCCAAAATTACCCAAAAAACTGATGCTTTTGGTCGAGTCACCGATGACATGGAGTTTTTATGGCTACAGTAA
- a CDS encoding flavodoxin domain-containing protein — translation MSYILVLYYSQHGATKKLAERIAMGIESENLEARVRTVSTEHPSVHHSVVSEQDLEQCIGLALGSPTRFGQMAWRLQKFMQNTSAQWLKGVLEDKPAIVFTSSSSMHGGQESTLLSMALPLLHHGMLLSGIPYSAPELHQTTTGGSPYGASHVVQNEYADKLSDDEKKLAFESGKRLARLARKLKE, via the coding sequence ATGAGCTATATTCTGGTCCTTTATTATAGTCAACACGGCGCAACCAAAAAGCTTGCAGAAAGAATCGCTATGGGGATCGAAAGTGAAAACCTCGAAGCACGAGTAAGAACTGTAAGCACAGAGCACCCTAGTGTTCATCACTCCGTTGTCAGTGAACAGGACCTGGAGCAGTGCATTGGACTGGCTCTGGGTAGCCCTACCCGTTTTGGACAGATGGCGTGGCGTCTGCAAAAGTTTATGCAAAATACATCCGCACAATGGTTAAAGGGGGTATTGGAAGATAAGCCTGCTATCGTTTTTACCTCCAGCTCATCTATGCACGGGGGCCAAGAATCCACGCTTTTAAGTATGGCATTACCACTGCTGCATCATGGCATGTTACTTAGTGGTATCCCCTACTCTGCACCCGAATTACATCAAACTACAACTGGCGGTTCACCTTATGGTGCTAGTCATGTTGTGCAAAACGAATACGCTGACAAACTTAGCGATGATGAAAAAAAACTCGCTTTCGAGTCTGGTAAACGCTTAGCCAGACTGGCGCGCAAACTAAAAGAGTAA
- a CDS encoding DUF2069 domain-containing protein yields MSPRTKLYRHLALTGYFGLFLWTIIWHFFVSKEYSTIFIFLFWVLPLLFPLRGLIKGTPYTYAWANFVVMIYFLHGLTAIYTDDVWWYAAIELLFATLMFIGCCYYARSRGRELGLKLKKLSELT; encoded by the coding sequence ATGTCTCCACGAACAAAACTATACCGACACCTGGCCCTTACAGGTTATTTCGGTTTGTTTTTATGGACTATTATCTGGCACTTCTTCGTTAGTAAAGAATACTCAACCATTTTTATATTTTTGTTTTGGGTTCTGCCTTTACTTTTTCCCTTGAGAGGCTTAATAAAAGGCACACCATACACATATGCCTGGGCTAATTTTGTTGTAATGATTTACTTTTTGCACGGTCTAACAGCTATATACACAGACGATGTCTGGTGGTATGCCGCTATCGAGTTACTTTTTGCAACACTTATGTTCATTGGCTGCTGCTATTATGCTCGTAGCAGAGGGCGAGAACTCGGCCTTAAACTTAAAAAGCTATCTGAATTAACCTAG
- a CDS encoding DUF3108 domain-containing protein: MKLRFNYLAKIVASLLLISGPAVIAQESSTAVADSDRKVVKAAEQLKPFFAKYTAYRNGSDIGHAVMSLEKAENGYKLFYQSDVSIFFLSDTRSETSYFNIVDGQFVPHTYAYLREGTGRDKSLDLTFNDDKTITIKNRKKQASTINWQGEWDNQLYRFDLQRQLKQGVTETRYNLINYRGELKTYGFEVAGEEVLKLPFGKLNTIKVKTIRNNNRRVTWSWFAPDLNYQLVRLQQFKEGDEQGDIQLSEYRVSE; this comes from the coding sequence ATGAAGTTAAGATTTAACTACCTTGCCAAAATTGTCGCCTCGTTGTTGCTCATATCCGGTCCTGCCGTAATAGCACAAGAGTCTTCAACAGCAGTTGCAGATTCAGATAGAAAAGTTGTTAAAGCAGCAGAACAGCTAAAACCATTTTTCGCTAAATACACAGCTTACAGAAACGGTAGTGATATCGGCCATGCAGTGATGTCACTGGAAAAAGCAGAAAACGGCTATAAGCTTTTTTATCAAAGTGACGTATCCATTTTTTTTCTTTCAGACACCCGTTCAGAAACCAGCTATTTTAATATAGTCGATGGCCAATTTGTTCCGCATACATACGCGTACCTGAGGGAAGGTACAGGTAGAGATAAATCCTTAGATTTAACCTTTAATGACGATAAAACAATAACAATCAAAAATCGTAAAAAGCAGGCCAGTACCATTAACTGGCAAGGTGAGTGGGACAATCAGCTATACCGGTTTGACCTGCAACGCCAGTTAAAACAAGGTGTAACCGAAACCCGTTACAATCTGATTAATTACCGCGGTGAATTAAAAACCTATGGTTTTGAGGTGGCGGGCGAAGAAGTGCTAAAACTGCCGTTCGGAAAACTCAATACCATCAAGGTTAAAACTATCCGAAATAATAACCGGCGAGTGACCTGGTCGTGGTTTGCACCTGACCTTAATTATCAATTGGTACGGCTGCAACAATTCAAAGAAGGTGACGAGCAAGGCGATATCCAGTTATCGGAATACCGTGTCTCTGAATAA
- the hda gene encoding DnaA regulatory inactivator Hda, whose amino-acid sequence MATVTGQLALPFASSEFHTFDNFILDGNEELVEHLSAISLGNVAESVITFVTGGSGDGKTHLLNACCNLANDNQQIAVYVDLDTADVLTPDMMEGLENCDLVCIDNIDAILLNKEWEIAVFDLINRILEKGSVQIILTAQKMPKLMSFRLPDLASRLVWGQCMSITPINDPQRLELLKALAFNAGLQMTEELANFLITRLPRDLHSLTQAMKKLDESSLQAKRKLTIPFAKEVLEIN is encoded by the coding sequence ATGGCTACAGTAACCGGGCAGCTCGCTTTACCTTTCGCTAGTTCTGAGTTTCATACCTTCGACAATTTCATTCTTGATGGCAATGAAGAGTTGGTGGAACACTTAAGCGCAATATCCTTAGGAAACGTTGCAGAGTCTGTAATTACCTTTGTAACTGGTGGCAGTGGTGATGGAAAAACTCACTTACTCAATGCGTGCTGTAACCTTGCTAATGACAATCAGCAGATTGCCGTATACGTGGATTTAGATACCGCAGATGTTCTGACACCAGACATGATGGAAGGTTTGGAGAACTGTGATTTGGTGTGTATTGACAATATCGATGCCATTTTGCTGAACAAGGAGTGGGAGATCGCGGTATTTGATTTGATAAACCGAATCTTGGAAAAAGGCAGTGTGCAAATCATATTAACCGCTCAAAAAATGCCAAAACTTATGTCCTTCAGGCTGCCAGATTTAGCCTCAAGACTTGTTTGGGGGCAATGTATGAGCATTACGCCAATCAATGACCCGCAACGATTAGAGTTACTCAAAGCTTTGGCATTTAATGCCGGATTGCAAATGACAGAAGAACTGGCTAATTTTCTGATAACCCGGTTGCCGCGTGATTTACATTCTTTAACGCAGGCCATGAAGAAACTCGATGAAAGTTCCTTACAGGCCAAACGTAAACTCACGATCCCTTTTGCCAAGGAAGTATTGGAAATAAATTAG